The following coding sequences lie in one Polluticoccus soli genomic window:
- a CDS encoding gliding motility-associated C-terminal domain-containing protein has translation MRQLVLTLVVLLSLLALSQKASASHAAGGELIYEWIADSTYRVIFKFYRDCGGSTEPTTQVLCYRNMCTNQTYQTNMDKLAVLPGGVANGTPVATGCAGYSTECQNISSTIPGYREWWYVDTVTLPSRCTNWRFSTYLNARNTSSNVVGTPNFYAEATLNNVVAQGNSSPYFSVKPVPYVCINQAYSYNNGAVDINGDSLVFESQVPQTNGACNTNPTNCTFVSKTPALTLPSNPFQTNNSFALNANTGAMNFTPTEQGAQTVSMKVKEYRNGVLIGTVMRDIQVQVLNCTNTPPTVTPATSTFVNASWVNNQVQACATTTFSFCYDAKSTAVGAKLIAQDNHTAATPGATVTYSNQLGDSVRGCFSWTPSAVDTGLKIFTVTVKDTTCAPPGIMFTQTFTIPIYVWPATQASKDTTICYGDHATLDVNGGSGFTWTVLPGGSPITSLTCTGCKNPQATPTVTTSYVVTSTIPSPCINRDTVVVTVNNPTAPSALTNSPVCPDSTLKLSATTVLGASGYDWNGPNSFSSNLQNPVITNAQIIHSGIYGVRSIVNGCYSQYAYVVATVGYPQTPTPSSNSPVCEGGTLNLTASTVSGATYTWTGPNSFTSAAQNPSITNVAPVNSGYYKITSTAYGCTSLPDSTLVVINPLPVAPTVANITHCQDIAAPPLTATGSGLLWYTTATGGTGSATAITPSTSTPGTTTYWVSQTVNGCEGPRASIAVTILPKPVPPTATISYQYCQFATATQLTATGSSLKWYTAAIGGTGNVTAPTPTTASGGSTSWYVTQTGSNGCESDRLPITVVVVPLSSPPTVTTANYCQYLPATPDISTMVSGGNILWYTGATGGTGSPTAPTVSTSSATTYTYYVTQNINTCESQRVPINAIVHPKPLLPVPTSVVYCQFDIANPLVAVGTNLLWYTTPTGGTGSATTPIPSTNTAGTFNWYVSQTANGCESDRAQVVVTVKPQPAPPLVASNIDYCQFDIPAAILATGQNVVWYATATGGTANTTVPTPTTGAPGVTTYYFTQTVNGCESNRKAAVVIVKAKPVPPVVVSPIELCYKTTPPPLTATGANLEWFSAATGGTQFPTAPVPSTAAIGTSSYYVSQMVDGCRSDRSEIIVKVDSVVGATLALSKEPLCQYDSLEATYSGVIAPVDGNFTWSFDGGKVLSGKHAGPYKISWNEAGKKTVMVIATIPGCRGVGIKELTVLPAPPATFNLPAEFCVGQEFQLEATDSKLATYTWQLAPAETISGKDGRLVVKWNVPGRYVVGLNTVSQDGCASLPVNDTIVIREQPIAEIVQVSSNNICVGDTVSLTGRHIESYTYKWTPAELFDNSETIRSTATLHKSAMLVLTVTDTIGCRANDSAYINAQLCCDLYMPNAFSPNGDGKNDVFRVLTPGHNELVTFLIKNRFGETVFFTSDVNKGWDGIYMGEPQDVGTYFYYLQYKCADASIHDKKGDVVLVR, from the coding sequence ATGCGTCAGCTTGTCTTAACCCTAGTTGTGCTACTATCGTTACTAGCACTGTCTCAAAAAGCATCAGCATCACACGCCGCAGGTGGCGAACTTATTTACGAATGGATCGCAGATTCTACCTATCGGGTCATATTCAAATTCTACCGCGACTGTGGGGGGTCAACAGAACCAACTACACAAGTTCTTTGCTACAGGAACATGTGTACCAACCAGACGTACCAAACCAACATGGACAAGCTGGCTGTTTTGCCAGGTGGCGTGGCTAATGGCACCCCGGTAGCAACCGGTTGTGCCGGATACTCTACAGAATGCCAAAATATTTCTTCCACCATCCCTGGCTACAGGGAATGGTGGTATGTAGATACCGTAACGCTTCCTTCAAGGTGTACCAACTGGAGATTTTCTACCTACCTGAACGCCCGCAACACATCATCGAATGTGGTAGGCACGCCCAATTTTTATGCAGAAGCCACGCTGAATAATGTCGTAGCTCAAGGCAACAGTTCTCCATACTTTTCGGTAAAGCCAGTGCCGTATGTGTGTATCAACCAGGCCTACTCTTACAATAACGGCGCGGTGGATATTAACGGCGATTCTCTTGTATTTGAAAGCCAGGTACCTCAAACCAATGGAGCGTGCAATACGAATCCTACCAACTGCACCTTCGTTTCTAAAACCCCCGCACTAACATTGCCATCCAACCCATTCCAGACAAATAACAGTTTTGCGCTAAACGCCAATACCGGCGCTATGAACTTCACACCTACTGAACAGGGCGCACAAACAGTATCTATGAAGGTAAAGGAATACCGTAATGGTGTACTGATCGGCACAGTAATGCGCGATATACAGGTACAGGTGCTTAACTGTACCAATACTCCTCCAACCGTCACACCGGCCACATCTACATTCGTAAATGCCAGCTGGGTCAACAACCAGGTACAGGCTTGTGCGACTACAACGTTCAGCTTCTGCTATGACGCAAAATCTACCGCTGTTGGAGCAAAACTTATTGCCCAGGACAACCATACTGCTGCAACCCCCGGAGCTACCGTAACCTATTCCAATCAGCTGGGCGACTCCGTGCGCGGATGTTTTTCATGGACGCCGTCGGCAGTAGATACGGGCTTAAAAATATTCACGGTTACAGTAAAGGATACGACGTGTGCACCTCCGGGTATCATGTTCACCCAAACTTTTACCATACCTATCTACGTATGGCCTGCTACGCAGGCATCTAAAGATACAACTATCTGCTACGGCGATCATGCAACGCTTGATGTAAATGGCGGCAGCGGATTTACATGGACCGTATTGCCAGGTGGCTCACCGATAACATCGCTCACTTGCACAGGCTGCAAAAATCCGCAGGCAACTCCGACAGTTACTACATCGTATGTTGTTACTTCTACCATTCCAAGCCCCTGCATCAACCGCGATACAGTTGTTGTAACGGTCAACAATCCAACCGCGCCCTCAGCACTAACTAATTCCCCCGTTTGCCCGGACTCTACACTCAAACTGAGTGCGACTACCGTTTTGGGCGCATCGGGTTATGACTGGAATGGGCCAAACAGCTTTTCATCCAACCTGCAAAATCCGGTTATTACCAATGCCCAGATAATCCATTCAGGTATATACGGCGTTCGGTCTATTGTAAACGGATGCTATTCACAATACGCATATGTTGTAGCCACGGTTGGCTATCCGCAAACTCCTACCCCTAGCAGCAATAGCCCGGTATGTGAAGGCGGAACGCTTAATCTTACTGCATCTACAGTAAGTGGCGCCACATACACATGGACTGGTCCAAACAGCTTTACTTCTGCCGCTCAAAACCCGTCGATCACAAACGTTGCCCCCGTAAATAGTGGTTACTACAAAATAACTTCAACAGCGTATGGTTGTACCTCATTGCCTGATAGTACTCTTGTAGTGATCAATCCTCTACCTGTTGCACCAACGGTAGCTAATATTACCCACTGCCAGGATATAGCTGCACCACCTCTTACAGCAACTGGCAGCGGCCTGTTATGGTATACCACAGCGACCGGGGGTACAGGAAGTGCAACTGCAATTACACCTTCAACTTCGACTCCTGGCACGACCACCTACTGGGTAAGCCAGACAGTTAACGGCTGCGAAGGGCCTCGTGCTTCTATTGCGGTAACCATACTTCCCAAGCCTGTTCCGCCAACTGCAACTATATCTTACCAATACTGCCAGTTTGCAACGGCGACACAACTGACCGCCACAGGCAGTTCATTAAAGTGGTATACGGCCGCTATAGGCGGCACAGGTAATGTTACGGCTCCAACACCAACCACAGCCTCAGGTGGCAGCACCAGCTGGTATGTAACGCAAACCGGCAGCAACGGATGTGAGAGCGACAGGCTGCCTATAACAGTCGTTGTCGTACCGCTTTCCAGTCCCCCAACTGTAACCACAGCCAACTATTGCCAGTACCTTCCTGCAACTCCGGACATCAGTACAATGGTGAGCGGAGGCAATATACTGTGGTATACAGGCGCTACCGGCGGCACAGGAAGCCCCACTGCACCAACAGTCAGTACATCTTCAGCCACTACATACACCTACTATGTAACACAGAATATCAATACCTGCGAAAGCCAGCGTGTGCCCATCAATGCAATTGTGCATCCAAAACCCCTGCTGCCCGTGCCAACCAGCGTAGTATATTGCCAATTCGATATAGCCAATCCCCTTGTAGCTGTAGGAACCAATTTGCTATGGTATACGACGCCAACAGGCGGTACAGGGTCCGCAACAACGCCAATCCCATCCACTAATACGGCAGGTACCTTCAACTGGTATGTAAGCCAGACCGCTAACGGATGCGAAAGCGACCGCGCTCAAGTTGTGGTTACCGTTAAACCACAACCGGCACCACCACTTGTTGCCAGCAATATAGACTATTGCCAGTTTGATATACCTGCTGCGATACTGGCTACAGGTCAAAACGTTGTTTGGTATGCCACTGCCACAGGCGGTACAGCCAATACCACAGTACCAACGCCAACGACAGGCGCCCCTGGCGTTACCACTTACTACTTCACGCAAACAGTAAATGGTTGTGAAAGCAACCGAAAGGCTGCAGTAGTCATAGTAAAAGCTAAACCAGTTCCACCGGTGGTGGTTTCACCAATAGAGTTATGCTACAAAACAACACCTCCACCACTAACTGCCACCGGTGCTAACCTTGAATGGTTCAGCGCAGCCACTGGTGGAACACAGTTCCCTACGGCCCCGGTTCCGTCCACTGCCGCGATCGGAACTTCCAGTTACTACGTATCGCAAATGGTAGATGGTTGCCGTAGCGATCGTTCGGAGATCATAGTAAAAGTTGATTCGGTTGTTGGCGCTACGCTTGCATTAAGTAAAGAGCCTTTATGCCAGTACGATTCACTGGAGGCAACATATAGCGGCGTTATTGCTCCAGTCGATGGCAATTTCACCTGGTCGTTTGATGGAGGTAAGGTGCTTTCAGGTAAACACGCAGGCCCGTATAAAATTTCGTGGAATGAAGCCGGCAAAAAGACTGTAATGGTTATTGCAACAATACCGGGCTGCCGCGGGGTTGGAATTAAGGAGCTGACTGTACTGCCGGCACCGCCTGCTACTTTTAACTTGCCTGCCGAATTTTGTGTAGGACAGGAATTCCAGCTGGAGGCTACAGACAGCAAGCTAGCGACGTACACCTGGCAATTGGCGCCAGCTGAAACTATAAGTGGTAAAGACGGAAGGCTGGTAGTGAAATGGAATGTACCGGGCAGGTACGTAGTAGGCCTCAATACCGTATCACAAGATGGCTGCGCTTCTTTGCCCGTGAATGACACCATTGTGATCAGGGAACAGCCGATAGCCGAGATCGTACAGGTTAGCAGCAACAACATTTGTGTTGGAGATACGGTCTCTCTCACCGGCCGACATATTGAAAGCTATACTTACAAATGGACACCGGCAGAATTATTTGACAACAGCGAAACCATTCGTTCGACAGCCACGCTGCATAAGAGCGCCATGCTTGTATTGACGGTTACCGACACAATTGGCTGCCGTGCCAATGACAGTGCTTACATCAACGCCCAGCTATGCTGCGACTTGTATATGCCTAATGCCTTCTCTCCTAACGGCGACGGCAAAAACGATGTATTCAGGGTACTAACGCCAGGACATAACGAGCTGGTAACATTTTTGATCAAAAACAGGTTTGGTGAGACCGTGTTTTTTACCAGCGACGTAAACAAAGGATGGGATGGTATCTATATGGGCGAACCTCAGGATGTAGGTACCTATTTTTATTACCTGCAATACAAATGTGCAGATGCAAGCATACACGATAAAAAAGGAGACGTTGTACTGGTAAGGTAA